The Methanothermobacter sp. CaT2 DNA window ATTTTTTAGTGGAGGATTCAATACCATGCGAAGTTTTGAAAAACTGACTTCCCTTAAGGAATACATTCCCATCAAGAAAAAGGAGGGCGGTGAAAAGAACATTGGCCTTCTTGTGGATGGGCCGAACATGCTCAGAAAGGAATTCAGTCTGAACCTGGACCTTGTAAGGAAGATAATGTCTGAATACGGGAATATGCGTGTTGGAAAGGTTCTTCTGAACCAGTACGCCTCTGATAAACTGATAGAGGCCATTGTGAACCAGGGCTTTACACCAATTGTCGTGGCTGGGGATACCGATGTCTACATGGCTGTTGAGGCCATGGAACTGATATACAACCCTAATATTGATATAATAGCCCTCATGACACGCGACGCTGATTTTCTACCAATAATAAACAAGGCAAAGGAAAATGGTAAGGATACAATTGTGATAGGCGCCGAGCCAGGTTTCAGTGCTGCACTTCAGAATTCTGCGGACCATGCAATAATCCTGAAACCAGAGAATGGCAGGCCAAGGAAGGGGCATGTTGCAGGGGAAACTGATTGAATGGGTGATTTGATGTTTCATGATCACCTGAATGAGGTTAAGCGCAGGGAACACGCCCTCAAGATAATAGGGGAGCGTATTGCCAGCGAGGGCCGTGAGGGAATATATGATCTCACGGGTCTTTCAGGGGGCTTTCCCCTTGAGATGGAGGATATTGGTCTTCTTGAGACGTACGTGGGACCTGCGGTCTTTGAGGAGAGACTCCAGATAGCTGGCAGAAAGCACATGGGCGGTGAGATGGTGGCCGCCTTTAACAGGACAAGCAGCGCAATACTTGCATCCATACTGGAACTTGCAGAACAAGGTTCACTGGTTGTGCACTACCTCCCTGAGCTCCCATCCCACCCATCCATCCCGGCAAGCACCCAACTGGCAGCAGCCAGGTACCATGAGACAGATGACTTCACCGAGGATATACCCGAAAACACATCTCTCGTGGTTGTGACAGGTTCGACAATGGACCACAGGGTGGTTGATGAATCGGAACTCCAGAATGTAATTGAAAGAGCCCACTCTGCTGGGGTCCCGGTACTTGTGGATGATGCATCAGGCGCCAGGCTGAGGACGGTTCTATTTAACCAGAAGAGGGCATGTGACCTGGGAGCAGACCTTGCAGTTACAAGCACAGATAAACTGATGCACGGGCCAAGGGGGGGTCTTCTCGCAGGAAGATCTGACCTTGTGGAGCGGGTTAAATCAAGGGCCTACCGGTTCGGACTTGAGGCCCAGCCACCACTTATCGCTGCAATGGTGAGGGCACTGGAGAGCTTTGACCCATCTGAAATTCTCAACGCCCTTGAGAGGAAGGGGTACCTTCTTGAGGCTCTGAGGGACCTTAAGGTGGAGGAGACACCCACGGGTATCATGATAAAACCTGATTCACTGGAGGAACTCTATGATTCCACATACACCGGTGATGAAATCGGCGTGGCCCTTTCAATGATGCTCCTCTCTGACCATGGAATAATAACCATACCCGCTGTGGGGATGCCAGGGGCATCAAAGACACTGAGGTTTGACCTGGCATCAAGGGACGCAGAGAGGCTTGAGCCTGAACTTCTGAGGGGGGCGATTGAGGACGCAGTGGATAAACTTTCTGGCATCATCAGGGACAGGAAAATGATGGAGAAACTTATCTTCGGGTCATGAGGTTTTTGTAGGTCTTCATGCGCTGAATGGTTCTCAATGCCCGGAATAATTTTTTTATTCAAATGAAATTCCTACATTTAGCACAAAAAACTGAAAATGGGTACATCTGAACGATTCTGAGTTTATCAGGGAGGTGTCAGGCTGATAGTTATTGATGGATCAGAGGGCGAGGGTGGGGGAGCCGTTGTAAGGGTCTCCACAGCCCTTGCAGCCCTGGAATCATGCAGGATACGGATATACAATATCAGGGCCCGCAGACCAAGGAAGGGACTGTCACACCAGCACATCACTGCTGTGAGGGCAATTGCAGAGATAAGCAATGGCAGACTCAGTGGGGATGAACTCGGGTCAATGGAACTTGAGTTTTCACCGGGACGTGTTGAAGGCGGGAAATTTGAATTTGACATAAAAACCGCTGGAAGCACGGGACTTGTCCTCCAGGCCATAATGATCGCTTCCACAGCCTCAAGAGGTGAACTGGATGTAACCGTGAGGGGTGGCACCGATGTCCTCTGGGCCCCTACAGCAGACTACCTCAGGGAGGTGACGCTCCCCATCCTTGGTATGATGGGTTACACCGCAAAACTTGAGTTAATTGAGAGGGGATACTATCCAGAGGGTGGGGGTGTGGTCCATGCAAGCATGGAGCCATCCATCCTCAGACCCCTTGTACTTGAAAACGCGGAAATTCACTGTATAAGGGGTGTTTCCCACTCCAGGAACCTTCCGATACACGTTGCTGAGAGGCAGGCTGAATCAGCAAGGAGGATCCTTAAGAGAACCGGCCTTGATGTTGATATACGTGTTGAGGACGCCTCTGGTTCACTGGGGAGGGGCTCGGGTATCACACTCTGGGCTGAGGGCAACACAAGGCTCGGTGCCACTTCACTGGGGAAACCAGGTAAGAGGGCAGAACTGGTTGGTGCAGAGGCTGCAGAGGAACTCCTGGGTTTCATAGAATCTGGCAGACCCCTTGACAGGTACATGGGCGATCAGATCATCCCCTACATGGCCATCACAGGAAATTCAAGAGTGGCCACATGTGAACTCACACTTCACGCAGAGACCAATATGATGCTTGCAGAAAAAATAACCGGAAGAAAATTCAGGGTGGATGGTGAACGCGGGGGGCCAGCCATAATCGAGACCCTCTGATAGGTATTAGAAAAATGAGGTTAACGGTGCAGCTGAGGGCCACCGATATCACAGGTGTATGCACTCGCCGGATATTATTTTGCGGAGCGTTCCATCGTCCAGTTCCAGTATGAGGGCACCCTCACTGTTGATGCCGATGGCCTCACCATGGACGATTTCACCAAGCTGTTTCCTTATTTCAACACGTCTGCCGATTGTCTTTGACATCTTCCTCCATTCTCTTAGAATCTCATCCATTCTGCCCTCC harbors:
- a CDS encoding TIGR00288 family NYN domain-containing protein, giving the protein MRSFEKLTSLKEYIPIKKKEGGEKNIGLLVDGPNMLRKEFSLNLDLVRKIMSEYGNMRVGKVLLNQYASDKLIEAIVNQGFTPIVVAGDTDVYMAVEAMELIYNPNIDIIALMTRDADFLPIINKAKENGKDTIVIGAEPGFSAALQNSADHAIILKPENGRPRKGHVAGETD
- a CDS encoding TIGR03576 family pyridoxal phosphate-dependent enzyme, producing MFHDHLNEVKRREHALKIIGERIASEGREGIYDLTGLSGGFPLEMEDIGLLETYVGPAVFEERLQIAGRKHMGGEMVAAFNRTSSAILASILELAEQGSLVVHYLPELPSHPSIPASTQLAAARYHETDDFTEDIPENTSLVVVTGSTMDHRVVDESELQNVIERAHSAGVPVLVDDASGARLRTVLFNQKRACDLGADLAVTSTDKLMHGPRGGLLAGRSDLVERVKSRAYRFGLEAQPPLIAAMVRALESFDPSEILNALERKGYLLEALRDLKVEETPTGIMIKPDSLEELYDSTYTGDEIGVALSMMLLSDHGIITIPAVGMPGASKTLRFDLASRDAERLEPELLRGAIEDAVDKLSGIIRDRKMMEKLIFGS
- the rtcA gene encoding RNA 3'-terminal phosphate cyclase; its protein translation is MDGSEGEGGGAVVRVSTALAALESCRIRIYNIRARRPRKGLSHQHITAVRAIAEISNGRLSGDELGSMELEFSPGRVEGGKFEFDIKTAGSTGLVLQAIMIASTASRGELDVTVRGGTDVLWAPTADYLREVTLPILGMMGYTAKLELIERGYYPEGGGVVHASMEPSILRPLVLENAEIHCIRGVSHSRNLPIHVAERQAESARRILKRTGLDVDIRVEDASGSLGRGSGITLWAEGNTRLGATSLGKPGKRAELVGAEAAEELLGFIESGRPLDRYMGDQIIPYMAITGNSRVATCELTLHAETNMMLAEKITGRKFRVDGERGGPAIIETL